GCTCACGGTGGTGGAAACGTATCCGCTCACAGCGGTGCAAGCGTGAATGGACATGCCTACGGTTGCTGTCTTCTGCTTGGGAACGCTGATATTGAGTGTTGAGAGCAGAAACCCAATCGGACTGATGATGGTAATGTAGGGCGATGCTGCCCATACCATGCCCACTGCGCCTTGTTTCGTTGGCTTGACGGCACTGCAAAATGGCGTAGCGCTTGCAATCGAGCTGCTGCTACGGGAAGCAATCGCTGCATCGACGTAGTTGACGCCATAAGGGTTAAAATCCGGCGCAACAGAACGCTTCAAAGTACCAATGGTATCGGCAGGATTGGTGCCACCAAAGGCTGAGCTAGGCTGCAAAATCGGCGTACCGACCGGCAATGTGCTCCAGTTGGCCAACACGTGGTTGCAGCTCAAAATCACTTTGGATCCATCGGTATTGTCGGTGACCAATGCGCCGAAGGTACCTGCATAAGGGCTACCATCGCCGCCGATGATTGCACCGGGCTGCGCAGGACGGTAGCGGCCGGTGAAGCCCGTGAGCTTGATGTCACCTACTGCTGTATAGCTGACGCGTACTTCACGGCCATCGCTCAAAGCATAGGAAGCAGGGTAGTCTCCTTTGCCCATTACTTTGACATAGACTTGGATTGCACTGATTTCTTCGGTACTGCCGAATCCAATTCCTACAAAACTTGGGATGGACTTGGAAAAAAATCCACGGATCGCGGTCTTCTCGTTTTCGAAGTTCTTAATAAGCATAAAATGATGATTTTAAATAATGAGTGATTTTTCCTTGTGAAACTTGCACCGAAGAGATGCCTTCTACTCGGATTTTCCACAACTTGATGACGAATTTTATTACATTTTTTTGATTATCAATGCCCAATTCGAATTTTAATCACAAATTCATGTCCATGAAAGGGTCTATATTCTTTGTCCTGACATTTGCGACCGTCCTCGTACTTAGCGCACAAGGCATCAAACCCAAGGACAAATCCGCCATTTTGGAAATAATGGCCTCCCAAGAGATGTCCTGGAACAAAGGGGACTTGGAGGGTTTCATGAATGGCTATTGGCGGAGCGATTCTTTGCGATTTATCGGCAAAAGCGGAATTACCTACGGATGGCAACCTACCTTGGCCAATTACCAGCGCAGCTATCCTGACAAAGCCGCCATGGGAAAATTGAAATTCACGATCCTGCGCGTCGAGTCATTGGGAAAAGGTGTCGCCCATGTCACGGGTGCATGGCTGCTCACGCGCGAAAAAGATGCGCCACAAGGCTATTTCACACTGCTTTGGCGTAAAATCAACGGCGAATGGGTGATTGTTGCCGATCATTCCAGCTGAATTCCGCGCATTTTCAATCCGGAATCCAGTCTAGCTCCGTCTGTTTGATTGTGAATTCCCAAACCAAGGTTCCCGAGGCATCCCAGGTGGACAATTTGCAGGTACGCGCACCTTCTGTGCCGGAAATCCTGACTGTACCAAAGTTGTGACCCACAAATTTAGTTCCGGGGACCCGCATTGGAGGGGCAAATTCGGGGTCATCGGGCTTGTTCACACGCTTTCGCAAGGGACTCGTGAGCGGGGAACTTGTAAAATCATAGAGTGGATACAACCCGTCCTGCGTCAACTTGCAGAGTTCTGTGAAGTGCCGGTCGCCCGAAAGGAAAACCACTCCGGTGATCTTATTGGCCTTGATAAAATCGAACAGCACTTGCCGTTCAGGAAATTTGGACCAGGTTTCTTTCTGATTGGCCTCGCTCAATACTTGGCTACCCAACGCAATGAATTTGAATGGGGCTGTGCTTGCAAGCAACTTTTCTTGCAACCAGCCCATTTGCTCGGTGCCAAGCACTTGTTTGTGATCTTCAGACTCCCGAAACCACCGGTCATCGAGCATAAAAAAACTTGCATCCTGATAGTCAAAATGCGTGTAAGTACCCGCTGAGCCATTCCCGAAGTAGGGATTCGGCCAAAAATCCTTGAAGCAGCCCATGGTTGCCCCCTTGTTTTCAAAATCGCCCTCCGCATTGTCAGGACCGTAGTCATGGTCGTCGAGCATGGCCAAGTTGGGTCGCGTAGCAAGAAAATCGTTGATATGCGGGTCCAAACGTGCCTTGGTGTACTTTTCATACATCCGCCTGTCGCTGTTCCATTCGCCGTTGAGCAAATAGACATTGTCCCCCAGCCAAATCATGAAGTCTGTCGGATGGTCGCGCATCGCATCAAAAATGTCGGTGAATTGCCCCGGCTTCACCAAACGCATTGCACCCACACCATAAAAAGCACAGGACCCGACCATAAAAGACCATTCCGGCTGAACGGTTGCTGCGGCGGTTTTGATCGGAAAAGGCGCAGAAAGTCGGGTTCCATTCGCCCAAAGTTCAGCTTCGACCGTTGTTCCCGGCTCCAATCCGACCACTTCGAATGTCACTGGAATCCTTCCATTCCAACCTTTTTGCTCCTTTGCACTGAACTTATACACAGCGTTCGCAACCCGTAATTCGACTTCATCGGCATCCTTTACCATGGCCCAAACCTTGGCAGAGGTAGGAGCAATCGCACCTTGCATCGGTTTTCCGAGCATTTTGGGAACCTGCGAATAGGCCTGTATCGCAAAAAACAGCCCAAAAGTCGTCATCAACCCCAAAAGGCCGGGGTAACCCAACGGACCCCGTCGTGAATCCGAGAATAATGCAAGTTTCAAAGCCTTCATCGTGCGAATGTGGATCAAATATTTTGGCGAAGATCGCTCAAATGGCTATTTTTCCAATGGTTATCGGTATCGTATCTCTGCACTTTCGCAAAAAATCCAACGAGGATGGTTTGGAAAGGCCTTCGGAATTAGATTCTCATTGAAATGGTTACTCGGATCGCAGTTTGGCTGATGTTCGCGTGTGCGTTCTGTTTGAGCGTACCTGCCCAAATTCCTGTGTTTATCAACGAAATCCACTATGACAATACCGGTGCCGATGTCGGCGAAGGGGTGGAAATTGCAGGTCCGGCGGGAACCAACCTCGCTTGTTTCCGCATTTACCTTTACAATGGAGCTGTTCCCGGCGCAGCGGTTGTGTACGATTCGGTAATGCTCTCGGGCATCATCCCCGATCAGTGCAACGGTTTTGGCACATTGAATTTTCCGGTGAATTTGCCAGCGCAGATCCAAAATGGCAGCAATGACGGCATGGCATTGGTTTACAACCCTTTGTTTCCCGGATGCGGTCTCCCGGGCTTGCCTTACGTGGTGCAATTGTTGAGTTACGAAGGGGTCTTTACGGCGGCAAGCGGACCGGCTATCGGGATGACTTCGACCGATATCGGCGTCAATGAGGCTTCTACCACGGCAGTGGGACTTTCTCTCCAACTTACTGGAGCAGGCGTGCTCTATTCGGATTTCACTTGGGCGACGATCGGTGCGGCAACGCCAGGCGCCTTGAACAACGGCCAAACATTTGGCGGAACCGCTTGCGGAACCGGGCCTGTGATTCCAACCCGCCTGAACTTTGCATTAACGCCATCAGGCTGCAATCTTCCCGGCGGTACCTTTTCAATACAAGTTTGTGCCACCAACAACACCGGATTTACCGCGATCAGCTACAACAATCCGATCACGATCAGCTTGATAGCTGGGCCAGGTGTACTTTCCGGCACGACCACACAAGCAGCAGCATTTGGATGCGCAACATTCGCTGGACTTTCACTGAGCGCTGCAGGTACCTATCAATTCCGCGCAACAGACGGCATTTTGATTGACGATACTTCCGCATTTGTCTATATATCACCGACTTGCGCAACCTGCCCCAACCTGAATGCGGTGCTCGTAGATGCCTGTGGCGCGCAGGAAGGGCGCAATGAAATTCTGTTTTTCAACTCAGGAGACTTTGCCATTCCCGCGGATCCCAACATGTTTTCCGTGAATTATGGCTCCGGCAATCCGCCCGCGACGGGCTACCTCAACAGCATGGCCTCCAATCAGCCTTTTGTGGATGCGCTCAACCTGGCCGCAGGCTGCAATCTGTTTCACGATGCCCTCAGCAATTCGCCGATTCCCCCGAATACCAACTTCATCGTCATGAGCTATACCCCGCTCACTACCTATAATTTCAGTGCATGGTGCTCGCTGGGTTCGGTTTATGTGTTGTTCAGCAACGATCCGGATTGGGATACGACGAGTGGTAACTGGAAGAATTGCCTGGATTGCGGACTAGGCGGAAATGGGCTGGATCCGCGGTACTTCCGCACCGACTTTTCCGGCCTTGCAGGTGGCCCGACTTGCGATTTCACCTATAACTATACCCCCTGTTCAGATTTGCTCTGCATGGGCAATGGCGATGGGATTGATTTTGGCTATGGCGGCGGCACACCGACGGCAACTTGGAATGAATGCACACCCACCAATGTACTTGCGGCAACGTACGGGCGCAACCTGCAAGCGCGACGCGTAGAAAAGGACGTGTATTTGGATTGGCAAACGCTTACCGAATCCAATTCAGCGCAGTTCAGGCTGGAACGCGCCGCAAAACCCACAGGCCCATTTTCGGAGATCGGCGTTGTAGCTGCAGCAGGCGTATCTTCTGAACCTCTTAACTACCAGTGGATTGATCGTGACGTTTCCCGGCAACAAATCTGGTATCGTTTGACAGAAGTCGATGCAAATGGCCAATCCACCGTTTCAGAGGTCGTTTTGGTAACAGGATTGCCTGATTTGGGCGCCCTCGAAATCGCCACAGAAGGCAGAACATTCACCTTTGACATTCAAGGGAACGGTGCCGTTCGGTTGGATCTCTTTGACATCACCGGCCGACAGGTCAGGCAACGCACGGGGGTCGCAGGTCGCTACCCATTGGACCTTTCAGATCTGGACGAAGGCGTCTATTGTTACCGGATTTTGGTCGGGATCAAGGCCTATTCTGGCAAAATCGCCATCACGCGATAGGCTTCAAGGCTTTCTGCGCGTCCAACCGGTCATTTTGCGCCATGTGCGCCTCTGTTTTTCCCGGAAGTAGGTGAATTTTCCGAAAAGAAAGGCGAAACAAAGGAGCAGCACATTGTAAACAGGCAACAATGCCACAATCCAAAGCAGCCAATAGGCCAAGGAAAAGCGCTCGACCTCCAACCATTCAGTGAGTAACCGCCCAATACGGGCTACGCTCAACCCTGTACAGCTGAATACCAGCAATACCAAGATCACGTGCACCACTTTGTTTTGGGACCAAGCCTTCCAACTCATCCGGCAGAGATTTGGTCCATTTTCAACTTCGTTTTTTTCAGGTCATTGCCAGCTTTCAGGGCCACCATCAGCCAAACGACAGCCGGCAATGCCAGTAATCCCACGATCATCAACGGCATTTTGAACAAGGCTGCGACGATGGGGAACACCACCAAAACGATCAAAAACATCCAATTGGCTTTTACGGTGCGTTGCAGCAGCTTGAGTTTGAACGGAAGCAAAGCTTCCAGGACATTGTCGAGGTAGGCCGGCATGCCGGGCAAGAAATGGAATTTCCGCAAGGCGCGGTAAAATTCCCAGGCCTTGTCGACCGGTTCATAAGGATTGCCCTTGCGAGGGCCAGGCTGCTCCAATTCCACAAGAATGGCTTCCATTTGGGCGACATTGGCGACGACAAGGTCGAGTTCCGCCTCATCAACATTCGTGTATAGACGCTGCTTGCATTGCGCGCACGCAAACCGCAAGCTGTCTTGTGTGGCATGGCAGCTGCCGCAATCCACCCGAAATGATTTTTTCCTGCTTTTTGGGGATTTCATGGTAATCTAAGCCTTGGCAAGATAGCAGCTTTTTAGAAGTCCACAGAAAAACCCTTGCAAGTGCCTGATTGTTTCATTCAAGGGAGTTTTGCGAGCTGACTTGTAAGCCAATCGCTGAGGTTTCGTGCGCCTTGCATGTTCAGGTGGCTGTGATCCATGTGCAACTTAGCATTCCCGAAAACAGAGTCCGGCGGAATCCAAACAGGTCCGAATTCCTTGAAAAAAGCCATTTCTTGAGGCGCGTTTGTCGGTGTGCCGTATTCGGGGAGGTAGAGAAAGATGATTTCTGCGCCATTTTGCTTGCAAAGTTCGGCCACCTGACGGAAATAGTATTTGGTCGGTCGCGTTGCGGCATCGTAGATCCACCGCGCGATTCCTTGGGGAAGCTGGGGTTTCAAGGCGGTTTGCCTTTTTCCCTTCACCTTTGCCATCTCAATCGAATCAGCGACCATGTCATTGGCGACCACCATAAAACTGTGGAGGCTGTCATTGAGAAAGTCTTCGAATTTTCGTTCGATTCCCAGGAAATGCTCCCGTTGATAGACCAGTCGGTTCCAGCCAAGTTGTGAGATGTCAGCCCAATAGTCGCTGTTGGCCCAAAGCGGGGCACCGAAAACGTCCGTTGAGGTTGCCATATAAGGAAAGTGAAAATGACTGTTTTTGGCCATCTCTGTGCTCACCTCCACAATCAGGTATTTTGGCTTTTTGTGTGCGAAGATATCCTTGGTAATCAGCCAATGCAGATTTTCACCCAATCGACATACCCCGAAGTTGGCGATTTGCATGTCGCGGCCAAACTCCGTTTTGACCCGATGCTGCAACAACGAATCATTGACATCACACATGGTTTTGGAAGTGCCCACAAAGGCAACATCCACCGGCATTTTGGACTCGTAAAGCCTCCGGTACATCCATCCGCCCGTGCGGCAATCCTTTTGGATCATGTTGTAGGAATAGGCCTTTTCCGGTTCCGAAGCCAATAACCAAGTCAGCACCCCCAAAAATGGCAGCCCGAAAAGCAGGATATTTCGGATGAATTTGCGCATCAAAACTGAAAATAGATAAACTGTTGCGGGGTGCCGTAGGCACCCAAAACCAGCAGCCAGACAATCAATCCGTAATAAAAGCTCCAACGAATGAATTTCGGCATGCGCGCGAACCGGTCATCGATTCGGGTGAAGTCAAAAAGGGCATCCGTGACAAACAGAAAGCCAATCAGCAAGGAAAAATAAAACATCACCCAGCCCACAGGCCAAACCGTTGAAAGGTCTGCGGTGATACCTTCAAACATTAAATTCGAAGGGAAATTCAAATTCCCGAGCCCCTGAAACATGCGCTTCAAAGTCGGCAAATCGCCTGCCCGGAAAAAAATATAGCTCCCGAATGCAATGAAAATCGCGATCGGTTGCATGACCATCCGGGGAAAGCGTTCCGGAAGTTTGAACCAACGTTCGATGGTAAACCAGATTCCGTGGACCGCTCCCCAGAGTACATAAGTGATGGACGCACCATGCCAGAGCCCCGAAAGCAGGAACACAGCCATCACATTGGCCATTTGCCGCGCCTGACCTTTGCGGTTGCCCCCCAAAGAGACGTAGAGATAATCCCTGAACCAAGATGTCAGGGAAATATGCCAGCGCTGCCAGAAATCCTGCAGGCTACGCGCAAAATAGGGTCTTTTGAAATTGTGATTCAGTTCAAATCCCAGCAACCTCGCGCATCCCATGGCGATGTCGCTGTAACCGCTGAAGTCACAATACAGCTGAATTCCGAAGAAAAACACTGCCAAAGCCACGTCCAAGGCACCCACGGGGACCGTGCTGCCAAAAACGAAGTTGACATAGGGCGCCAAGGCGTCGGCGATCACGATTTTTTTGAATATTCCCCAGAGAATCAGCCGCAGCCCCACCACAGCCCACGGATAGTCAAACCTCCGCGGTGCCAACATTTGCGGCAAGAGATGCGAAGCCCGCTCAATCGGGCCGGCTACCAAGGGCGGAAAAAAGCTCACAAACGCAAAAAAGGCAATGGGATCGCGCGTGGGCACGAGTTTGAGTCGATAAACGTCGATGGTATAACTCAGCGTCTGAAAAGTATAGAAGCTGATGCCCACGGGCAACAGGATTTTCAGCGTAGGCATGTCGGCATTGAATCCGAGGGTAACCAGCAGATTTTCGAGCCCTTCCGCAAAAAAGTCGAAGTATTTGAAGGTGCCCAGCATGCCCAAGTTCATCAAAAGGCTTACCATCAGCACCCATTGCCGCTTTCGCTTGCCTTCGGTTTTACCTAGTTTCACCCCTACCCAATAGTCGACGGCAGTTGCTGTAAACAGTAACAGCAAAAAACGCCAATCCCACCAGCCGTAGAAGAAGTAGCCGCTCAGAATCAGGAAAACATTCTGTGCACGAAGCCCGCTTTTCCATTTGCCCATCCACCAGTAAAGCCCAAAGACCACCGGCAGAAACAAGGCAAAAACAAGCGAGTTGAAGAGCATGGCCGAATTTAGCAGGGTTTGTTGAAATTACAGGCTTGGGCATGGATTTGATGCGGACAAGCTGGGTGCAAGGTCTCTTCGACCTTCAAAATCCTTATCTTGCCGGCACGATGCGCATCGCTGTCCTCTCCGATCCCAACAATTTCCATACCCAGAAATGGGTCAAGGCGCTCCAAAAGGCAGGTGCAGAGGTGGTCGTGATGAGTTTTGACCCTTCGAATGCGACCGAATTTGAAGCGATTCAGTTGAAACCGCCGGTCGGGCGGGGCAAGGGCTACAGCTACTTGGATTACCTGCGCGGCGGCAATGTGCTCGCAATGGCGCTCAAGGAACATCGCATTGATGTATTGAATCCGCTGAATGTGACCCCGTTTGGGGTTTGGGCGATGCAATCAGCGTTCCATCCTGTTGTTGCCTGCGCCTTTGGGGCAGACATCCTCGAGTATCCGCCTGACTATCATCGATCCAACGCAGCACAAGGACGAAGCTGGGATGCACTTACCCACAAAAGCACGCGCATTGAAAGGTGGAAATCGAGGCTCAAATACCGCTTCTACCGCAAGAAGGTAGCCCAAGCACTTCAAAACGCTGATTGGGTGACCGGCGACAACCAATATTTGGTGGATTGCATGGCCGAATGGTTTGCCGTTCCCCGCACAAAAATGGAGGTGTTGCGCTGGGGGGTGGAACCGGAATTGTTTGAAGTGAGCGAAGCGGAACTGCAAAAAACGCGCGCGTTGTTCAGTATTCAGCCGCTTCAAAAGGTCGTTTTGAGTCCACGAGGCCTGAAACCGATTTACCAAGCAGATATTATTCTGGAGAGTTTTGCAAGATTGTTGGAGCAGGGACATCAAGACACCGTTTTTATCATGCTCGGTGCGGGATATGCGGTCTCGCCAGAAGTAAGCATTCGCGCAGAAAAACTGGCTAAATCCTATCCCAATTTCAGGTATGTCAAGACTGCCCTTCCGCGGGAAACGATGCATGCTTTGTGGCGACTTACTGACGTTTTTGTCTCTGCACCTGTCTATGACGGCTACTCGGCGGCCTTGGCTGAAGGTCGATATGTCGGCGCTATTCCCGTCGTCAACGACATTCCAGCGCACCGCGAATTGATTTTACACGGGCAGAATGGTTGGATTTGTCATCCATTTACGGCCGACAAACTTCACCATGATCTTGAACATTTGCTTCAACATACGGCAGAATTCCATTCAACCTTCGCACAGACAAACCGGGAATGGATCTTGCAACACTCCCTCATGGAAACCAATGCCAGACGATTTCTTGAAATCGTTTCCCTGCGTTGCTTATGATTGTTCGCAGCCAACCAGGGTTACTTAACATTTCGTAGGCTTGCCGTTAGTATTACTGACGATTTGTTGAATATTATTTTTTCTCCATTCAATACTTATTCCTAAATTGCTTTCCAATCAATCAGTCAGTGTCTGGGGTACGACTCCGCGTAGGAACGCTTGTATAGGGGTATTTAGAAATTTTCAGCGCATGAAACGATTTGGGCTTCCGATGCTATTGTCGGCTGGCTATGCCAGTCTTCTTTTTTTCATTTTTTCATCTGACTTCAGCAAGGAGCACTCCTTCTTGCTCGCACCAAAAGGAAAGGGTGTCACTGCCAAACAAGCAGAAAGGCCGACCCGTGATTTTGAAACTTCGCTTTCCGCGCGGATTGCGACCCTTCAGCTGAACCAAGACAATGCCCCTTCAACACCTGAGGCGAGCTCCAACCCTGACCACCAATCCCCCGAAAGCGCTTCTGCCCCTCAGCACTAAAATCGAAAGGCAGAACTTTCGTCCTGCCTTTCCAATATTCCACAACTCCCGACTTTCTTTTACAAATCAATCACGACGCCGATCGAAGGCAACAGCGTTCCCAAAGTATTTGGAATTTCACGCAATTGGTAACGTCCCGGATCATTCGGATCCAAAACCGGCGCTCCATTCGCATCGCGTACCACATCCAAACGAGGTTGCCCCTCACTTTGGAAATTGTACGCATTCTGCAAATCCAGATAGAGGTTGAGCGACCATTTCTGGAAAAACCACTTTTTGTCGAGCCTCACATCCATACTATGGCTCGCGGCCAGACGACTGGAATTCAGACGGCTATAATCTGGAATCCCTTGTCCGACGATGTCCCAGACGGCAACTTGCGAGCTACGGTCCAAGTCATACGGCGTATAAGGTGTACCACCATAATAGCGCCAGCGCACACCCAATTCCCAATTGCGCTTGAATTTCTTGCCGAGAACCGAAGTCAAAATCACCCGGTTGTCCCATGAACTCGGTTTGAAGGTGCCTGAACTGTCCGTGAATTCCGAGCGCACGTATGTGAAGGACACGATTCCAAAGAATCCCTTGTAAATCTTCTGCTGTGCACTCAACTCAACGCCATAACTGCGGCCATCGCTCGTGGAGGTAACCGGTGCAGCGCCGACGACACCAAAGTTTCCGCCTTGATTGGCCACAGAAATCTGCTCATCCAACAAAAACGGATAGTTGGTATAGCGCTTGTAGAAGCCCTCGGTCGTGAACCGCGTATTGAATTTGGTATTGTATTCAAATCCAGCCACAATGTGCTTGGAACTGATGTAGCTCAATCCGTTGTCGCGATTGACAAGGTTCCCTGCCGCGTCGCGGTAGCCCATCGAGGTGTAGGCAGGAAGCTGACGGTAGATGCCGGTATTGAAATTGAAGCTGAAACGCGGCTTGATGATATAACTGAGCGAGAACCTTGGCGAAAATTGCTCGAATGGATTCGCCATTTCTTTGGAATAGCTGCTTCCGTCTACACGTACCCCTACGGCCATCACCAACCGGTCACTGATGAAACTGCGGCTCAAATTCCCGAAGGCACTATACTTGTGCAAATTCAAGGAAGTGTTGTATTGAATCGTGTCCAAGCCAAATGGCGTCGAAATGCGGTTGTAGGTATCGTTGAGGTAACGCGCAAATTCATAGTTCAAGCCATAAACCACCTTGAAGCCGCCCTTGCGCACGTTGTGCTCGATACGGAGCTTGTTCTCAATCTCCTGCGAGACGTAGTCCAAAATTTTGTTGGCTTCTGTGGACTCATCGTTGTTCTGGTACTTGATATTCTTGTTGTTGAGCATGTTACGGCTCGCAACAACGGTCAAGTAGCTATTTTCAAAAAAGTGCTTGAAGTTGGCGCCGACGGTGTAGTTCCATTGCGTGTTGACCGGCAGATATCCCAGAATATACTTCTGCTCGTCGGTCGAATCGGCTTCCAAGTTCAAGGCAAAGTTGTCAATCGCGCCCAAACCGATCACGGTCAGTTCATTTTTCTCGTCAAACTTGGTGCGGGTCTTGAATTGGAAGTCGTTGTAATTGGGGAGGAATGGCAGTCCCAATGTTTTGAAAAGCCATCCGAGGTAAGAGCGCCGTCCGGAGGCCAAGAAAGTGGTTTTTTTGCCAATCGGTCCTTCCACGGTCAAACCGAGGTCGCTGCTGCCGACGGTGGCATTAAATCCCAGACGGTCTTCGCGGCCGGTTTTTTGCTTGATGTCCATCACCGAACTCAAGGCATTGCCTCGGCTGCTGGGGAAGGCGCTGGTGTAAAAATCAACCTCGCGGATGAAATTGACATTGATCAGGCCTGTCGGGCCACCGCTTGCGCCCTGCGTAGAAAAGTGGTTGATATTCGGAACCTCGATGCCATCAATATAAAAGCGGTTTTCATTGGGGGAACCCCCGCGGATGATGATATCGTTACGAAAAGCCACCGTGCCGGCGACGCCGGGCAAGGACTGAATCATTCGGGAAATGTCACGGTTGCCACCTGGGCTTCGTGCGATTTCGTTGACCCCGATCGTACGGAGCGACAAAGGACTCTCTTCCGTCTTGTTGAAGGCAGAGGTGGTAATGACAACCGTATCGACCGTCGCACCATCCTCTTTCAAGGCAATCTCCAACTCCACAGGCTTCGAATTGGTCACTTCCAATTCCGGAATCACCTGTGTGGCAAAACCGGTGTAGGTCACCTCGACATTGTACAAACCCGGCGGAATGCCCTTGATTTCGAAGCGACCAAGGGAGTCGGTGTAGGTACCAAACGGTTGCTGCTGAACCTTTACCGTTGCGAAATCCAAGGGTTCATTGTTGATCGAATTGTAGACCCGACCCTTGATAATGCCATTTTGCGCCATTGCCAAGCCAAACGGCATGGCCAACAGCATGAGAAGCAGTAATTTCTTAAACATGGAGAACACTTTTCATTGTAGTCTATAAAGGCAAACCGCTGCGCGGCAAAATTGTTTAAGATAGGTCAACAAATCTTAAACAATTTTCCAATTTCCAACGGACGTTCATCGGAATGAAAGATTCTTAATTTTGACCCATGCAGCAAGAGCGAATGTCAACGGCGGGTGGTTTGAGCGAGGTCTTCCTGGGAATGGATGCACTCATTCGATTTTGTGCCGAGATCAGCGATGCAAAATTCAAGATCTTAATGCTGACCGACACCAACACGGCCGAGTTGTGCAGGCCATTGGTGCGCGACCTTCTTCCCCCACATTTCCACCTTTCCATCGCCGAAGGCGAAGCCTCCAAGACCTTGTCGCAATGTGAGAAAATCTGGGAAAAACTGACTTCCAATGCCTTCGAACGCGGCGACATGATCATCAACCTGGGAGGTGGCATGATTTGCGACCTCGGCGGATTTGCGGCAAGCTGCTACAAACGCGGAATCGCCTTTGTGCATATTCCCACCACGCTGCTTGCCATGGCTGATGCAGCCATTGGCGGCAAGACCGGGATCGATTTCCACGGCTTCAAAAACCAAATCGGCAGTTTTCAGCAACCCAAAGCGGTGGTGATCCACCCCGAATTCCTTGAAACCTTGCCGGATTTGCAATTGCGCGCCGGCTATGCCGAGGTGCTCAAGCACTACCTCATTCACGATGCCGACGCGTGGAAAACAGCAGTTGAACTGCAAGGCTTGCCCTCAAATTGGGACGAAACCATTGCCAAAGCTGTCAAAATCAAGTTGTTTTTCACCGAATCTGATCCGACGGAAAAAGGCATTCGCAAGGCGCTTAATTTTGGACACACCATCGGCCATGCCGTGGAAAGCCACTTTTTGCAGGAATTTGCAGGTGATCCGCTCTTGCATGGCGAAGCCGTGGCAGTCGGC
This DNA window, taken from Bacteroidota bacterium, encodes the following:
- a CDS encoding TonB-dependent receptor, producing the protein MFKKLLLLMLLAMPFGLAMAQNGIIKGRVYNSINNEPLDFATVKVQQQPFGTYTDSLGRFEIKGIPPGLYNVEVTYTGFATQVIPELEVTNSKPVELEIALKEDGATVDTVVITTSAFNKTEESPLSLRTIGVNEIARSPGGNRDISRMIQSLPGVAGTVAFRNDIIIRGGSPNENRFYIDGIEVPNINHFSTQGASGGPTGLINVNFIREVDFYTSAFPSSRGNALSSVMDIKQKTGREDRLGFNATVGSSDLGLTVEGPIGKKTTFLASGRRSYLGWLFKTLGLPFLPNYNDFQFKTRTKFDEKNELTVIGLGAIDNFALNLEADSTDEQKYILGYLPVNTQWNYTVGANFKHFFENSYLTVVASRNMLNNKNIKYQNNDESTEANKILDYVSQEIENKLRIEHNVRKGGFKVVYGLNYEFARYLNDTYNRISTPFGLDTIQYNTSLNLHKYSAFGNLSRSFISDRLVMAVGVRVDGSSYSKEMANPFEQFSPRFSLSYIIKPRFSFNFNTGIYRQLPAYTSMGYRDAAGNLVNRDNGLSYISSKHIVAGFEYNTKFNTRFTTEGFYKRYTNYPFLLDEQISVANQGGNFGVVGAAPVTSTSDGRSYGVELSAQQKIYKGFFGIVSFTYVRSEFTDSSGTFKPSSWDNRVILTSVLGKKFKRNWELGVRWRYYGGTPYTPYDLDRSSQVAVWDIVGQGIPDYSRLNSSRLAASHSMDVRLDKKWFFQKWSLNLYLDLQNAYNFQSEGQPRLDVVRDANGAPVLDPNDPGRYQLREIPNTLGTLLPSIGVVIDL
- the aroB gene encoding 3-dehydroquinate synthase, with product MQQERMSTAGGLSEVFLGMDALIRFCAEISDAKFKILMLTDTNTAELCRPLVRDLLPPHFHLSIAEGEASKTLSQCEKIWEKLTSNAFERGDMIINLGGGMICDLGGFAASCYKRGIAFVHIPTTLLAMADAAIGGKTGIDFHGFKNQIGSFQQPKAVVIHPEFLETLPDLQLRAGYAEVLKHYLIHDADAWKTAVELQGLPSNWDETIAKAVKIKLFFTESDPTEKGIRKALNFGHTIGHAVESHFLQEFAGDPLLHGEAVAVGMACEAWISHQRNLISAKELSEIVQTLENLYGIVRIPPQIIPDVSKWCIQDKKNVGGRINATLLNGIGKFLIDQWLSIDEIEASLLAYHHQFSKKDRP